Proteins found in one Lachancea thermotolerans CBS 6340 chromosome C complete sequence genomic segment:
- the YPK3 gene encoding putative protein kinase YPK3 (similar to uniprot|P38070 Saccharomyces cerevisiae YBR028C Hypothetical ORF): MSIFSLDEEICKLTVNGSCAVLDDEDDFEHDFSSDLWHKNLLSVEPKAEAPKQFLKASPASISSNMTRRRRSSLYDKMSVNTPPNTRRFALSTQEQKDGNDSNNSSYCSPSVLQKHGMRSLEDFKPIRVLGRGAYGKVLLVRDSHTHRLYAMKQLKKAEILIHEDKSSDTEETKDDALEKRLERTFAERIILSQLEHPNIVKLFYSFHDHHKLYLVLQFIPGGELFYHLKEQGTLDENTVTFYAAEISCALKFLHERGIVYRDLKPENCLLDERGHLVLTDFGLSKKSAADSDTPERSDIDGDALNSHSGEPVNKLYSIIGTPEYCAPEILEGKPYTQNCDWYSLGCLVFDMLIGKPPYTGVNHKVILGKILKDKTPKIPSYLSEGMKDYLGALLKKDVTKRWDVDKFWDSDGPKQKKKKAGQAKTTSYRAHFVFRKINWDKLETGELQKSSVGPILPIITNWELAENFDAEFTEMRLDSQADDGRIDILPVNTKFEHKDVFKGFSYVASSSYLDRHFL; encoded by the coding sequence ATGTCGATATTCAGCCTGGACGAGGAGATATGTAAGTTAACTGTAAATGGGAGTTGCGCAGTATTagatgacgaagatgatTTTGAGCACGATTTCTCGAGTGATTTATGGCACAAAAATTTACTCTCTGTTGAACCCAAGGCCGAGGCTCCAAAGCAGTTCCTAAAAGCTTCACCAGCCTCTATTTCAAGTAATATGACCCGTCGTAGACGGTCTTCACTCTACGACAAAATGTCGGTGAATACGCCGCCGAACACGAGAAGGTTCGCGCTATCGACACAGGAGCAGAAAGATGGGAATGATAGCAATAATTCAAGCTATTGTAGCCCCAGTGTGCTGCAAAAACATGGAATGAGGTCTTTAGAGGACTTCAAGCCCATTAGGGTACTCGGCCGTGGGGCCTATGGAAAGGTTTTATTGGTGAGGGACTCGCACACACATCGACTATATGCAATGAAACAACTTAAAAAGGCAGAGATTTTGATTCATGAAGACAAGAGCTCAGATACAGAGGAAACAAAAGATGacgctcttgaaaagcggcTTGAACGAACCTTCGCCGAAAGAATAATTCTTTCACAGCTGGAGCACCCTAACATCGTCAAACTGTTTTACTCTTTCCATGACCATCATAAGCTATACTTGGTTTTGCAATTTATACCTGGCGGGGAACTTTTCTATCACTTGAAAGAGCAAGGCACCCTTGATGAAAATACTGTAACATTTTACGCGGCAGAAATTAGCTGCGCACTGAAGTTTTTGCACGAAAGAGGGATAGTTTATCGCGATCTGAAACCAGAAAACTGTTTATTGGATGAGAGGGGGCACTTGGTTCTCACTGATTTTGGTCTCAGCAAAAAGAGCGCAGCTGATTCAGACACCCCAGAGAGAAGCGATATAGATGGTGATGCCCTCAATTCTCATTCTGGAGAGCCCGTAAATAAACTTTACTCCATCATTGGCACTCCTGAGTATTGTGCTCCAGAAATATTGGAGGGCAAGCCTTACACGCAGAATTGCGATTGGTATTCACTCGGATGTCTAGTGTTTGACATGCTGATTGGTAAACCGCCCTACACAGGCGTTAACCATAAAGTAATCCTTGGCAAAATTCTAAAGGACAAAACTCCAAAGATTCCGAGTTATTTGAGCGAGGGAATGAAGGACTATCTAGGGgccttgttgaagaaggacgTTACCAAGAGATGGGATGTTGACAAGTTCTGGGATAGCGACGGACCgaaacagaagaaaaagaaagCAGGCCAGGCTAAAACGACTAGCTACCGAGCTCACTTTGTGTTCCGGAAGATAAATTGGGATAAGCTTGAGACCGGGGAATTacaaaaaagctctgtgGGCCCTATTTTGCCCATAATCACAAACTGGGAGCTTgcagaaaattttgatgctGAGTTCACAGAGATGCGGTTAGACAGTCAGGCAGATGATGGCCGCATCGACATTCTGCCCGTGAATACAAAGTTTGAGCACAAAGACGTCTTCAAGGGTTTCAGCTATGTGGCCAGCTCAAGCTACCTTGATCGTCACTTTCTGTAA
- a CDS encoding KLTH0C08954p (no similarity) yields MSSVSFTKKELLTCIKASSTWAQWDNPNEGLVDLIQPFVDGPYEVKDFSAANSEAAQEARDRVNHLIGKHILKTKLSSGSWYAYTKGKKQYRFALRYCSEPTTLYFKRITRSLSREKQLS; encoded by the coding sequence ATGTCCTCTGTGTCGTTCACtaaaaaagagctcttgaCTTGTATTAAGGCAAGCTCAACATGGGCTCAGTGGGACAATCCTAACGAAGGCTTAGTAGACTTGATACAACCGTTTGTGGACGGCCCTTACGAAGTTAAAGATTTTTCGGCTGCGAATAGCGAAGCGGCACAAGAAGCGCGGGACAGGGTCAACCACTTGATTGGGAAACACATCCTAAAGACCAAGCTGAGCTCTGGCAGCTGGTATGCGTACACAAAAGGAAAGAAGCAATACCGATTCGCTCTCCGCTATTGCAGCGAACCCACCACCCTATATTTCAAGCGTATTACTAGATCTTTGAGCCGtgaaaaacagctttccTAA
- a CDS encoding alpha-mannosyltransferase (weakly similar to uniprot|P38069 Saccharomyces cerevisiae YBR015C MNN2 Alpha-1 2-mannosyltransferase responsible for addition of the first alpha-1 2-linked mannose to form the branches on the mannan backbone of oligosaccharides localizes to an early Golgi compartment) — protein sequence MSFTRIIRDLSVRALAVLDLVGTRFRQSNHVWRRGKGKGISTIVLGVFGLIVLGLIIGVAHKSNEDLDFLDYDGGAPGVDYAYEDLGGDASYEPPADEEVGRKPDDPQVSEATKKAFKEVLDAIQANSPEGQLQVSKGSECNLMDIGVTDTSKFDRLTKESLEKCLQIPEEMTKTLHEAHKKFRAAIGEKLMPMFRKLDTPAFSGDGILIVGGGKYSVFALPAIKAIRENSGFKLKSSIPIEIIIPPSDKADRGFCDNVLPKVDPLGLTKCVFLDEMFDADTLSHIEGYQIKALALLVSRFERVLMLDADNYVVNSINDYFTSSALNDKGLILWPDYWRRLHHPKLYGIVDLGVSPDHISRYSVDDVSPDYMYKKSVTDTPFHDFRDALPDGGTESGQLLVDKKKHLDSIIMSLYYNYNGKSYYYPILGQGFAGEGDKDTFALASRVMHGPGSFYQVKTPVDTLGHWADAKDEIRLLEEEYENVEKKFRGCAMLQHDYIEDSKFSSLAREVLGNTIRNNEEKFCDEWAAKNKGKFSAEEKARREECKKSKEVQDALHEKMRASYKLDDYLAFFSFTGVSFVHSHLPKYDPWEWYENGDMMFDGKKAKKNHKNDPDYVPAHSGNYRMYDSKFNQISSYDLELANWSAFKSYLCDLEGGYKNFGYLSNKIDSTKSPKQSNKDMCKYIEERVEYLKSTSWNDYDV from the coding sequence ATGAGCTTCACTCGAATCATTCGAGACTTGAGCGTGCGTGCCTTGGCCGTCCTTGACTTAGTAGGGACGCGTTTTAGGCAATCTAACCATGTCTGGCGCCGTGGGAAAGGAAAGGGAATATCAACAATTGTATTGGGCGTTTTCGGGCTGATAGTCCTCGGGCTCATTATTGGAGTAGCGCATAAGTCTAACGAAGATCTTGACTTCCTTGACTATGATGGCGGCGCTCCAGGTGTGGACTATGCCTATGAAGATTTAGGCGGCGACGCAAGCTATGAGCCGCCAGCAGATGAGGAGGTCGGTAGAAAACCCGATGACCCGCAGGTTTCAGAAGCAACAAAAAAGGCTTTTAAAGAGGTTTTGGATGCCATTCAGGCAAACTCGCCTGAGGGCCAATTGCAGGTGTCGAAAGGCAGCGAATGTAACCTTATGGATATTGGCGTCACCGATACCTCAAAGTTTGATAGGCTAACGAAAGAGTCGTTAGAGAAGTGTCTTCAAATTCCCGAAGAAATGACAAAAACACTGCACGAGGCTCATAAAAAATTCAGGGCCGCTATCGGTGAGAAACTAATGCCAATGTTCCGCAAATTGGATACTCCGGCCTTTAGTGGCGATGGTATATTGATTGTTGGTGGTGGGAAATATTCTGTATTTGCGTTACCCGCTATCAAAGCTATAAGAGAGAACAGTGGATTCAAGCTTAAAAGTTCCATCCCAATCGAGATTATAATTCCTCCAAGTGACAAAGCGGATAGAGGTTTCTGTGATAACGTCTTGCCCAAAGTTGACCCCTTGGGTCTAACCAAATGTGTCTTTTTAGATGAAATGTTTGATGCTGATACTTTGTCGCACATAGAAGGCTACCAAATCAAAGCTCTAGCTTTGTTGGTTTCTAGGTTTGAAAGAGTGCTAATGCTTGACGCTGACAACTACGTGGTGAACTCTATCAATGATTACTTCACCAGTTCAGCTCTAAATGATAAGGGTCTTATCTTGTGGCCAGATTATTGGCGCCGCCTGCATCATCCCAAGTTGTACGGAATTGTGGACCTTGGGGTATCTCCTGATCACATCTCAAGGTATTCTGTTGACGACGTTTCGCCCGATTACATGTACAAAAAGAGTGTAACAGACACACCGTTTCACGACTTTAGGGACGCGCTTCCTGATGGGGGGACTGAGTCAGGCCAGCTTTTGGTCgacaaaaagaagcatcTGGATTCCATAATAATGAGCTTGTACTATAACTATAACGGCAAATCTTACTACTACCCAATTCTGGGACAAGGATTTGCTGGCGAGGGTGATAAAGACACTTTTGCGTTGGCAAGCAGGGTCATGCATGGACCCGGCTCCTTTTATCAAGTCAAGACCCCAGTTGATACCCTAGGTCATTGGGCCGATGCCAAAGATGAAATTAGGCTATTAGAAGAAGAGTACGAGAATGTTGAGAAAAAGTTTAGAGGGTGCGCAATGCTTCAACACGATTACATCGAGGACTCCAAATTCTCATCATTAGCAAGGGAGGTTCTAGGCAATACGATCAGAAATAATGAGGAAAAGTTTTGCGATGAATGGGCTGCGAAGAACAAAGGCAAGTTCAGTGCTGAGGAGAAAGCACGCAGAGAAGAGTGCAAAAAAAGCAAGGAGGTTCAGGATGCACTCCATGAGAAAATGAGGGCCTCTTACAAACTCGATGATTATCTGGCTTTCTTCTCGTTTACTGGGGTATCATTTGTTCACTCGCACTTGCCCAAGTATGACCCATGGGAGTGGTACGAGAATGGAGATATGATGTTTGACGGGAAGAAagcgaaaaaaaaccaCAAGAATGATCCTGACTACGTTCCAGCTCACTCGGGAAACTACCGCATGTATGACTCCAAATTTAACCAAATTTCTTCCTACGATTTAGAGTTGGCAAACTGGTCTGCATTCAAAAGTTATCTATGCGACTTGGAAGGTGGTTACAAAAATTTCGGGTACCTTTCTAACAAGATAGATTCCACCAAATCCccaaaacaaagcaacAAAGACATGTGCAAGTACATTGAAGAGAGAGTTGAGTACTTAAAGAGCACTTCTTGGAATGATTACGATGTGTAA
- a CDS encoding nitronate monooxygenase (similar to uniprot|Q4WG56 Aspergillus fumigatus Afu7g03850 Oxidoreductase 2-nitropropane dioxygenase family putative) produces MSSSLRSIYPWIRSPLVACSPMLRISQPALAVAVSHAGGLGFVAGGYDTDELALNMKNAVGLLRGLDPPVPTQTGVLPIGIGFVLWGCDLERSVQVIQQFVPAAVWLFAAPSNEQYALWASRIRDATQSRTQIWIQVAGVKEGLDVVRAAQPDVLVAQGNDAGGHGMKRSASVISLVPELRDSLDAHGFGRTTVLAAGGIVDGRGAAAALVLGADGVVMGTRFLASHEAVVAKGYQQELLRAEDGGVSTVRSRLFDRVKETNGWPDDYDGRAFVNRTFLDAQNGMPVEQNISLHKQEVAHGDTDGGVKARTIRYAGTGVGLIHDVVPAAEIVNTVAAEVEMSLAKAIKKLNAA; encoded by the coding sequence ATGAGCTCTTCGCTACGATCGATATACCCTTGGATCCGGTCACCTCTTGTAGCTTGCTCACCAATGCTGCGCATCTCGCAGCCGGCTCTCGCGGTGGCCGTGTCGCACGCAGGCGGGCTGGGGTTTGTCGCGGGAGGCTATGACACGGACGAGCTGGCGCTCAACATGAAGAACGCTGTGGGCCTTCTCAGAGGTCTGGATCCGCCTGTTCCCACGCAGACGGGCGTTCTTCCAATAGGGATAGGATTCGTACTATGGGGGTGCGACCTGGAACGGTCCGTGCAAGTGATTCAGCAGTTTGTACCGGCCGCGGTGTGGCTCTTCGCTGCGCCCAGCAACGAACAGTACGCTCTCTGGGCGAGCCGGATCCGGGACGCTACGCAGAGTCGAACGCAGATCTGGATACAGGTCGCGGGCGTCAAAGAAGGCCTCGACGTGGTGCGCGCGGCACAGCCTGATGTGCTAGTCGCACAGGGGAACGATGCTGGTGGGCACGGAATGAAAAGGTCAGCTAGCGTGATATCCTTAGTGCCTGAACTCCGCGATTCGCTCGACGCACACGGCTTCGGCCGCACCACCGTGTTAGCAGCCGGAGGGATCGTCGACGGTAGGGGCGCGGCCGCTGCGCTGGTGCTTGGCGCGGACGGTGTGGTGATGGGTACCAGATTCTTGGCCTCTCACGAAGCCGTTGTTGCCAAAGGCTACCagcaagagcttcttcgGGCGGAGGATGGCGGAGTCAGCACCGTAAGATCGAGACTTTTCGACCGCGTCAAAGAGACCAACGGGTGGCCCGACGACTACGACGGCAGAGCCTTTGTCAACAGAACATTTCTCGATGCCCAGAACGGCATGCCAGTTGAACAAAACATAAGCCTGCACAAGCAGGAGGTTGCTCACGGAGATACCGATGGAGGCGTCAAAGCAAGAACAATCAGATATGCGGGGACTGGTGTTGGTTTAATCCACGACGTTGTTCCTGCCGCAGAAATAGTCAACACAGTGGCCGCGGAGGTTGAAATGTCACTGGCCAAGGCAATAAAGAAATTGAACGCAGCTTAA